ttaaaatataaaattaagtgaaaaagaaaggccAAATGTACACTATAATTATAACTATGTAAAAAACGTATGCACATAAGCAAGGACTGACACAACAGAAAAACGAACTGTTGATATGTTGaactcagcactactgacatttggggctggctAATTCTTTCTTGGGGGGGGGTTGTTCTGCGCCCATTAGAATGtagagcagcatccctggcttctactaACTAGGTGCCAGTTATACATCCCCAGTAGTGACAACTACAAATGTCTCCATCCATTGCCACATGTTCCTTATGGAGCAAAATACCCCCACCCCTGTCCCAGGTTTAGAACCACTGGGCTAGGGGTgagaggaaaatttttttaattgtacgtTAATATTGCCATAATGatgtttgttcaataaatacatattggaaggggaaaggaaaactCCTTACCATATAGCATCTAACAGCCCCTTTTTTCAAGAGTTATAATTTATTCAGTTCCCATTTAATGTGAAAAATTGAAAAAGCtgcagaatttgtttttcttttccaatgtactacaaaaaagaaagctgaatttCTCAGTATTTGGAAACCTGACTTGGCTTTAAGCATGAACATCACAAATAACTGCTGTAATTGgcctgagaaataaaaatatctaaatcaTTCTATCCCCACAAATACTTGTTAAAAAGGTGCACTTTGCATATCTTCAAAATAACTTTACATTTAAGACTCAATGAGAAAGACATACTTTAAGACAAATTAAATAAAGTTTTCCATGCTAAAATACAATTGCACTGGATTTAAATAAAtcatattctatttttaagaacTCTCTGTTCCAGTCTTTTTAGGACTATTAACCTGCCCTCttgccaaaaatatttatattcaatcATTcctcctgttttttttgttgttgttgtttcttgacTCACATCACAAGGGATGTTTCTGATTAACAAACTGACATGAAGAGGAGGTATAAGAACTGTTTCAAGCATCTCCTTTCCCGAAAATTCTATCGTATCACGGTTTTGGGTTCATATGGACTTAAAGTTGAAATCTTGTTACATGATCATTCTGAATGATCTTTTCACATACATGAATGCATCACTAAAATGTATGCCTAACACAGTATTCACTTAAGCAAGGAACAATCTTCCTTCTTTATATAAGACTGAGATAAGCCCAAAAAatgcattttgattttttccccctccacTTTCAAAACACACTAGTAGAAATTTACTGTTTGTATTCACCAAAGTGTGCTTCTCCATTCTCGTCCCTAAGTTTACCCAAGACAGAAAGCTTGCCGTAgcacagagaaacaaagaaaatcttcCAAACGATTCCAGAACTGGAGAATGTGAGATACTTATATACCCAAAGCATTGTAGCAGGAAAGAAAGAGGTCGTATAGAGAAGACAGAGGTGGTGGAGAAGAATGGACATTCAGGAGTGTGCAGTGTGGACAAGAAAGGGTGAGAATGGCTGCGGAATGAGCAGGATGAGAAAACTGGCGCTCAGGATAATGAGAGAAGTGGATGAGGTTGTAACTTGAAAGGCAGAAAGAAGGTAACTGACTTGATGACGCCTGATGTTGAGGATACAAAAGGCCTCCAGAGCTTCATCAGGAATTAAAGTTCTGCATGGCGAACACAGGGCAAAACGGAGAAAACGGCAGTTCTTTGTTCACAGGCCGACAACCAGGGGAATCCGTGGCTCGGTGGACTTTGTCATGGCCTGGACCTTCAGATGCAGTCTCTGTGCAGGGGTGAGTCTTCGCCTGGAAAGTGAGAAAAGGAACGTCTACTTAACAGACTGACGGGTCTAAGCCCTCTTTAAATAAAAGCAGCAGCTTAATTCTAAAGGCCTGAGGCGGGTGGGTCCCGGGAAACCGGCGAGTCCATCCTCAGGCAGACAAAGGCCAAGCCAGGTGAGTCTCTTCTGTCGTTTAGGGCCCTGCTGGGCAGAAAAGCGGGAAAGACCTggagtgctaaaaaaaaaaaaaaaaaaagagcggaGAATAGTTGCTTTCCTCCTTGGGGCTACGGCGGCAACCTCAGGAACCAGGCCGGAAATTGTCCTTTGGAGAGAGCGGTGAGTGTCCGGGGGGCGCTACGCTCCACCGCTGCTCAGCGGAGAGCTGCAGGTGCGGGTCCGGTCATGGGCGTCATAGCAACCGCGCTCTCTGCGGAGACGCCGCGTCCTTCCGGCGGGAACCATAGAAACGACACGCACCATTGGCTCAGGGGCTGTGCTTCCTGCCAGAGATCAGTGCTACGGCGCAGAACATTGGCCTCTGGCTTAGCTCCCGGAACGAAGGTACGGTTCATCCCATTGGCTCTGTAGTAACCATGGTATCGTAATGGCGTGTATTTGCAACTTTAAGTGTAAGTTTTGCCACAGTGTGTTTATAGTTCTCAGGTAGCTTCCCGCCAGACGTTATCGAGAGCCCCAGCCTAATGAACttggatttatttttctagaagtAACTTCATTCTTAAAGGGGGAGGTTGCTAGGTCAGGAGTTCTGAATTTTAGGTCAGAATCTGTCACTCATTACCTGGGTGGGGCACCTAAGACAAATCACAACACTTTTGGAATCAGCTTATTAttgtaaaaaagaagaaaccgGACTTGACTAGAACTATCCCTAAAGCTGAAGTCCTTCAGAAGCCCTAAGCACTGAAAATTCGGTCTATGCGAACAGTATCCTCCACCTAtgtaatgcaaaataaaaatatctaaaaaacacaaaatttaacGTAGCCTCGGATTTTATCATCTTCATTTAAATGCTCTTACCGCAAGATTCTAGTTAGTTCATCAAAGCTCGATTTTACTCATGTTTGGGGGCCCTTGCTTTGCTGGTATCCCAAACACATACTTGACATTTCTTAGTCTTATTCTAGTTTCTCATAGGATCCTTTCCAAATCTTTGCCGGTTCTACATGCATTATCTGGACGGATCATATCCCTTACTTTCTAGAAGTGCTTCAATCCCTCCCTCTGGAACCAGAGCCCTTGCAAgtgtttttctctctgatctGAAATgctcaccaccatcacctccagtCCACTTCTATGTAGCAGTTCAAGCGTCATTTCCTCCTCAAGGATACTTTCCTTAGTCCTCCGATCTAgatcaagtttgtttttttttttttttgtccgaGCCGTGTCTTGGGATTGAACccggccacggcagtgaaagcgccgcatcctaaccattagaccaccctcattcttagttttctttcattctttacaCACTTCCACTTGctgattaaacaaacaaaacaacttctTGGAATTTTTACATGTGTAAATACTGTTTAAATGCTCTGAATGGAAACTAAACTGAATTGGAAAACACTAAATAATTCCATTTAGGGTAGTGGTGGTTGTTTTTAAGCATTaacaaaacacaacagaaaatgGTTCCCAAGGGAAGtaataattatgataaaaacaaacattagAATCACTTCTAGTTCTAACTCCATTTATCCTCACTGTACAGTCAAACATAATGACAGCCATCATCCACATAAGCTATAGATGTAGGGAAGAAAGTCAATTTTATTTCATGCCCCTTTAGTACTGCAGCCACTGCCTAGTCTGTTGCTTTTTAGGTTTTGCCAATTGGACCAgaagttcatttaaaatttttgttcaatAGGATTTCTGCTTCCAGAGAAGTCCTGATCGCTGCAGTTATTTTTCCTCTGCTTCCTGATTTAATGAAGTCACATTTCCTAAACACTTCACCTGAAGTATTTAGATGTATCTGAGCACTTCTATTCATaacttttccattaaaatttattGTACTTCTGTTATCAGACACACTTTGGGCTACCCTTCCCAACTCACTCCATGAATTGCATTTTAACTCATTTATGTGAGGTAGAGTACTTGCTTCTACCTAGTTCTTAATGGTAGTTTTTCACATTGCACTCCGGACCATCCTATGGGTCATTTAGGGTATTTCTCAGGACTCCACTTCTTTTGCACTCCCAACTCAAAGCCCAGGACAGTGGGAGCTTTGAAAACATTGCCTTGCTAAGTGAGAAAAACAGCAATTGCAACCATTTATTGAATGTGAATTACGTGCCAAGTGCCAGACTCATGCTTTACCttcaccattttatttatttaatcctcacaacaaatggTGTTATTTTGCAGAGAAATTATCgccgttttatagatgaggaaactaagtcaGGTATCTAAGTTTACAATGCTAATCAGTGGCACAGCTGGAAGGGTCTAACCTGGCTAAGATGACTCCAAAACCCATACTCTTTACCACCTTGTAATGCCTCCTTCAGGGCAGTGGCCACCAAGGTAGAAGCCCGGGTTAACTTTCCCTCAAGAGCAgttctaaaatatttgaaaggtaaATTCTTAACTCAAATATGGAGTGAGTCTAGGACAAGAAGCAAGGAGTAAATGTAGTGCGACAATCATCATTCTATAGGTAATCTACCTTTGGGGAGGTGTCCTTCTCTCCTACTCCCATCTTtagtaaatttcaaaaaaaaaaaaaaaaatcatcctttccATTATGTTGGCTTTGGGGCACACACTTtattgtacttaattttttatatatccaTTTCCCAAACTAGACATGTTTATTCATCTTTTGAATCCTCAAAATCCTCGGGGCCTATCACATAGTAGGcatgaacaaatatttactctTCAAAGCATGGCCATTCATGCATCCATAATCCCTTTTACAGTATGAAGAAGATTGGTATTCAGGCCCCACATGTATATTTTGAGGAATATAATTCCCaataagcttttttcttttttcttttttttaaggtgagAAACAACTTGAAtcattttcaaaatcaaaataacATTCAGGTGAGTGTGTCAGGTGGTTTGGTCATAACTGCTTTacctttgttttcatgttttatgaGTATTAAAAGACCTTTAAAAGACAAACACCAAGCAATATTTGTCTGCACACCACTCACCGCTTTTCACcttcattttctgtctttatgaaagCAAAGGATTTATTCTAGTTCTCACCATCTGTAAGAGCCCTGGTCCACTGAACAATTTTTGATCTTATAAATAAAGGCTTTTTACTTCAGTTTTTGTCATGTATAAAAGCGGTATGTCGAGACTGAAGATCATCCACTATCTTCTCTTCTATCTCTATGCCTTTTCCTACTTCTTCCTCTGATAACAATAACTTGGTTTCTGACTCTTTGGTTATAATAACCACAAAGGTCCGTCGTGAATCAAGGATGTTAGCCACCACCACTTGATGTCGATAAATTTCCAAAGCATTCCGTGCACGATCAATTACAATGGAGGGGTCAGTCTCCAActtaaaggaaattataaatgCTTTGGGAGCCCAGTCTTTAACCAAAGGTGAAAGCATTTTTGGCACCATCTTCATTGTTATCTGTattggaaaaagagaaacttaATAAGCAAACAAGATTACCACCTACCAACCAGGTCAATCTCAAGGGAAACTAAAGAAGCAGAAACTCAGATGTTTGGCTATGTCAGTTTAAGTGGGATTTCTCACTTCAAactttttaaagcatattaaATGCTTACTTAAAAGCCTTGACTTTGTAGTGTTCATAAGGATGCCTGACTTCAAAGCTTCATACATATTCTGGGGCAAACCATGTCTTACGAATTAGCCCTGCTCTGCAACCCTCAGCGCCATTAATAGAACTCTAAAGAACAGCATTAAATTTTCTCAAacattcccttttattttttaaaccaaaccctcaaataaacaaatgcaaataaTCTGTTTATGCAAATGTTACTTTGGCGTAAGTTCAAATAAGGCTGAGTTTTTAAACCTCTCAGCctaaaatatttcttgcattgCTAGACTGgctgtttgattccatttaaaaattgtaacttgtaaaaaaaaaaaattgtcacgtACCATCTTAGCACTGAGGAAACAGAAGTGAAtgtattttcattcattaaatactACTATATTATTCTCAATCCCTTCTAAGGGGAATGTTGAGTCGTTTAGTGTACTTTCAAGATAGAACTAAGAATGACAGGAATTACAGGATAAACTAAAGCTCCCAGaatttaaaaagtatgaaatcaCTAAGCTAACCATCAGAATGTCCCCTCAAAGAGTTAGCAAGTGTGATAGGGATCACATACCCATTCCccgctttatttttctccttagcattTATCACTACCTAACATAGTATGCATTTGACTCACTTATTGTCTCCTCTGCAGAACATAATCGAAACAAGGGCACAGTATGtttcttttcactgttttatcTCCAGGTCCTATAATAGCACCTGgtatatagtaggtactcaataaatacgtgttgaagaaatgaacaaatgaactatTCTACAAAGTTAGAAAGTGCCCCACAGGTAGTTTCTCGTATTTAAATTCTACTTGTATCACCCAGTACATGACTAAGCATTCCCTCAGGTTCCAAGTAGCCAGATCATCTCAGCATCTCAACCACACCACTACCTTCCCCATATCACTTCCTTCAACTGCAACAATAACCTCCATCTAATCACCCCCCACCACTCTCTAATTCACCTTTCATACTGATGCCAGAATGTTCTTCTCAAACAAAAACTTTATCTCATTCTCCTACTTTGGTTTCCCTTGGCTCCACAGGATAAGGAATACAAAAGCTCCTTAATAAGGAATACAAAATCTTCTACGTAGGAAGCTATCTCTTCAGTCTGCCCTCCATCCCCACCACTCTCCAGGCTCTCCAGCTTTACCAAACAACTTCAGTTCACAACACGCTGCCCATTTCCAAACTCCAATCGTTTACTCTATCTGGAGTGACCTTCCCTACTTTGCCTGGTACACCCTCTGCTCATCTTTTAAAACCCAGTTCAAGCcatctcctccagaaagccttgaCTTTCCCCGAGATTCACTCACCCCATGCTCTGACTTCACTTTGTACGTACCTCTACTAGAGTATTTATCACTCTGTACTGTAATTATGTCTGTGTCCAGCAACCTCACTAGATTGTGAGGTCCTTGAGGGAGAGCGGTGTCTTAGTCATCTCTTGTCCCTAGTGCCTAGCACATACGGCCATCTCCAGATCAAAAGGAAATTAACCCAAGATTGGTTATAGGGAATCAGATCTCTGGAAGAGAAGCGCCCATCACCTGCAGTGGGCCCCCAGATGACTGGATCTTGTGTTCAGGCATTTCAGACACAGGAACATAGAAATCTGACACGGCCGCAGCCAGGTAAAACATCGCAGAAGAGCCTGCAAAAAGAAGCACAGGGTGTAAATAAATCGGAGAAGGGTATGGGGTCAGCTCCTTTTCAACTCAGGTTCCCCCGCTGTGAGAGCCGTGGGTAAAAAGGGGGTAAGGGGATGCGCGTCTTGGGGGAAAGGCTCTGCCTCCCGGCATCCGATGGACTCCTAAAGGCACGCACCTAGCGGATTGAGCGCCTGGGCTGCAGCCTGCAGCAGATGCAAATAGTCGGCCAAAGTGGTGAACTCTATGGCCAGGAAGGTGCCGGCAGCCTCAGCCTCCTGGTAGCTCCGCAGAGCCGCGGCGAAGCCCGGGAGTGCCTTCTCCTCCGCCTCCAAGCTCAGCAAGCCCGAAGCCGCACGGCTGGAGGGCCGCAGAGCCGACAGCCAGGTCTGGGGCGGGAAGCGGTGAGCAAAGGGGAAGGCAGAGCGAGCACGGTACAGAAACAGGACCCCGTAGCCCGCGGCCAGGAAGGCTTCGGCCGAGGTAGCACCGCGCCGCCCGCTGCTGAAGTTGTCCAGGAAGCGCACAGGCCGGGCTTCCAGGGGAACCTTGGTGCCGCCGGACGTGACCAACACTACCCGTCGGCCCTGCGCGCCCAGCCCGGCGGCGAACCGAGCCATCACCTCGGCCCAGCGCGCAGCACCTGCGGGCTGGGGGAACTCGGCGACCAGGTCCACTGCCGCCATCGGTCCCGGAACCCGCCGCGCCAGCGCAAGCTACAGGGTCTTCAGCGCCACGCCCCCTGCCCCGGTACCTGGCCCACGCGCAGCCGCAATAGTGAGGGGGCGGTTCGCTACCGTGCGCTGCAAGCTAGCGCGCCGGGTTTCTGCAGGTCTGGGAATGCGTGCTGGTTCTGCCCCACAGCGTGCGAAATTGACACTGAGCTGGCGGGAGTTCTCGGCTGGGCAGGCATCTGGAGGAGTCACACCCCCTCGTTTAGTTTCCTAGTCTGGGTGAAGAGCTGGACGTGTTTGACCCTTACCGGCTACCATACAGACCCTGCTAAGCTTGGACCTCGGTAAAATTTGAGTGCCCGGCCAGTTAACCTTTGGATTTGTAGTGCagggcttgttttttgtttttttaaaaccctaCAAACACACTCCAAGTGTCAGTCGAGCCACCTCCCCCGCCCTCGAAAAGCTTGGAATGAGGCTGCGCCTTGTTGGTCACGTGACACCGCCGTCCAGTGTGTCCTCGCCAGGCAACGGTCCTAGAGACCGACAACACCGTCTGCCGCAGCATGAACGTGATCTACCCTCTTGCGGTGCCCAAGGGGCGCCGGCTCTGCTGTGAGGTGTGCGAAGCTCCGGCCGAGCGGGTCTGCGGGGCCTGCACAGTCACTTATTACTGGTAGGCCCTGAAACGTGGCACCTGGACGCCCCAACCCCCTCTCTCTCAGTCAGGGAACTCTCAAAGCGGCTTCAAGACAGGTCCCTAAGACTTCTGTGTCTGCGTCCGCTTCCTCTCCCACTCAATCATTCCTCCCCAGATGTTTTGTTGCGCGCCTACTGTGCGCtatgcactgttctaggtgctgaacTTACTGGGGGAAACTCGGGACACCACGTCCCTCAAAAATCTaatgttctgggacttccctgggggtccagtggttgagacttcgcgcttccactgtagggggcggagggttcgatccctggtcggggaattaagatcccacatgccatgcggctctgggaaaaaaaaaaaaaaaaatctaatgttttaaagagaaagataAGTAAACCAACAGACAAAACAAGATAATTTCAGAGAGTGATAAATGCcataaagacaaaggaaatgtgATGGGAGGTTGGGCAGACAGCCTCTCTGAGGGTAGACTATTGATCTGAAGTTAGAGTAGGAACAGCCCGCCAGGGAAATGCTGGGGGAAGAGTGGCACAGTGAGGCTCCGAGGGAGGGGAGACCTTGGTGTGTTTGAGGAATAGATAGAAAGTTAGTCAGAGCATAGCCAAGATGGTGACAGTGTGGGGAGGGTAGTACAAGATGAGAtcagttttcatttattcagcataACATCCACTGATCTTTGCTTCAGATTGGACCCTATTTGGGACCTGAGATAAAACAGCTAGGTTGCTGACGTCCAGAAACCTAGTCCAGAGCCAACtaacttgtttaaaaaagaaagtcattataATACAACCCTACATGACAAGTGCTGTCACTCAGGGAGTACTATTGCCTGGAACCTCTAAGGATGGAAGCATGGTGATTGGGGCAGTATCTGGAAAGGTTCCTCTGAAGAAGTAACATTTGCGCTGGGTCTTGAGAGGTCAGAAGGAAATTGCTAGGTGAATGAACAATGAAGAAGGAAAGGTAGAGCACTCCTGGCATCCAGGACTGCTTGGGTAAAGGGTGAGAGAACAGGCTTTGTTCAGAGGTGGGTAGAGAAGGTAGCCGTGGAGGGAGAAGTCACTGATTTTCAGACTGCAGTCCAGGGCCCATTAGCGGGTCATGAATAAATCACAACcagcattttaagaaaaaaaaaaaaaagaatagaaagtatCAGAGTAATCCTACTTGAATTGTTTCTTGAAACTTTTGTTTTAGTGATTTATGTGATTATGTGTCTTTGTAGTAGTGAAATGTATTTCCTACTGTATGctgagtttaaaaaaagtttaaaaatcattgtgATAGGTAGTAGTAGGAGTTTAAACCAAGAATATAAACGTTAGGGCCAAACAGTGACATGAGATCAAGGAGTTTGGAATTTATCCTCTGGGGGGTCATGGATGGTTTTAGATTGGAAGGTAGATGCTGAAGGCTGCGTAACTTCTCAGTTGCGGTGGTCCCAGTGGAGACTGAATTAGGTGTCCCTCCTCGGTGCTTTCACAGCACTCTTTAGGTCCGTTAGCCTCACATTTATGACATGGATTGAAATCACTGTTCAGTGGTCTGTATTCCTCACTAGGCTGTATGCCCCATGAGGGCAAGGACAGCATCTGTTTTCATTGCTGTTTCTTCAGTGCATATAGAATACAATTCAGAATTTGTAACAGAAACTGTAAAGCCCTGGTTGCTTCTCTATCTTCATTTCCCACCAGTCATCCCCTCTTTTCCTTGACGCAGTTACAGAGGCTTTCTTTCAATTCCAATTTGCCAACTCTTTTCCTCCCTCAGTTTCTTTGCCCAGGCCGTTGCCTTTGCTGGGAACTTTCCCTACAGTCATGAATCTTCCTAGCTCTCTTTCATCTTTCTGTTCTCAGAAATGTTATTTCTTCAAAGACGTCTTTCTGGAAAACCCAACCTAAATGCCCCTATCTGATTTTCTCTCTCAcattttttcttcactttatctgtacttttatgtttttgttttacttgtttaatatgtcttttttttttttttttttttctggctggaccacgcagcttgtgggattttagttccccaaccagggcttgaacccaggtcccctgcgttggaacCACTGGACGGCTAGGGAAGTCCTGAGTAAACAATTTTAAGTACAGGACTGGCACTCTGAGGAGAGATAAGACTCCTTTGCCTGATATGAGCACCTACCTCTTCCCCTGTCCCCTTCATCCCTCCAGCCAGAAGcaattcctccttcctctcaactCACTTTGTACTTACTCTGTACCTCTCAGATGACTCTTATTTCCCTGCCTCATTTTAGTTGTTGGTAAATATGTTAGCTCAATTTTATTATGCTCTGTTAATGCAGGATATTATGTTGAATATGTAGAAGGACTGTCATATGTATGTTATCTTTTGATCTGTTTCAGACCCATCTGTGTGTTACCTATGGTCTCCAGAAAAGTATCTTGAAATAATTGAaactaaatatttgatgaatgcatgaataaattaTTACTTCCTACACCCTTATcctccattattttctttctctttcaccgcctttaattatttttaaggtcCTCTACTCTCCCCCTACCTTTTCTCCAGATTTCTATATCCTTGTGTCCTAGAGATTTCATgatttttccagaaaataaaactgtggTTATTGTTCTA
This genomic stretch from Kogia breviceps isolate mKogBre1 chromosome 1, mKogBre1 haplotype 1, whole genome shotgun sequence harbors:
- the PPCS gene encoding phosphopantothenate--cysteine ligase isoform X1 → MAAVDLVAEFPQPAGAARWAEVMARFAAGLGAQGRRVVLVTSGGTKVPLEARPVRFLDNFSSGRRGATSAEAFLAAGYGVLFLYRARSAFPFAHRFPPQTWLSALRPSSRAASGLLSLEAEEKALPGFAAALRSYQEAEAAGTFLAIEFTTLADYLHLLQAAAQALNPLGSSAMFYLAAAVSDFYVPVSEMPEHKIQSSGGPLQITMKMVPKMLSPLVKDWAPKAFIISFKLETDPSIVIDRARNALEIYRHQVVVANILDSRRTFVVIITKESETKLLLSEEEVGKGIEIEEKIVDDLQSRHTAFIHDKN
- the PPCS gene encoding phosphopantothenate--cysteine ligase isoform X2; protein product: MFYLAAAVSDFYVPVSEMPEHKIQSSGGPLQITMKMVPKMLSPLVKDWAPKAFIISFKLETDPSIVIDRARNALEIYRHQVVVANILDSRRTFVVIITKESETKLLLSEEEVGKGIEIEEKIVDDLQSRHTAFIHDKN
- the PPCS gene encoding phosphopantothenate--cysteine ligase isoform X3, with product MKMVPKMLSPLVKDWAPKAFIISFKLETDPSIVIDRARNALEIYRHQVVVANILDSRRTFVVIITKESETKLLLSEEEVGKGIEIEEKIVDDLQSRHTAFIHDKN